The Chloroflexota bacterium genome window below encodes:
- a CDS encoding ABC transporter permease — translation MTVYLIRRLFQAMLVLLFSSAVIYSLFALAPGGPLDELRQNTDPKSRPSEEDIKRQAKLLGADKPWYLWYPTWLAGDTWMDKIGLEEYKGDRKGILRWDWGTSWKFQRNTPVLEIIGDKLPDTLWLMISSTLISLVLGIPLGVFSAVRQYSFFDYVLTTFSFIGLSLPAFWFGLLIIAVSLWFKRNGWFYFPAGDILALRNYEVPILGTVVAGSFLDRVMHLVMPVTVLSMLNLANWSRFMRASMLEVLSQDYVRTARAKGVKERVVIYKHAFRNALIPLITIIVFAIPGVFGGALFTETVFNYKALGFTFISALNLKDYPLAMAFLLISSILLVFATLLADILYTIVDPRIRLE, via the coding sequence ATGACCGTATATCTCATTCGGCGCTTGTTTCAAGCGATGCTCGTTCTCCTGTTCTCATCAGCAGTGATCTACTCGCTGTTTGCGTTGGCTCCTGGTGGTCCACTTGATGAGTTGCGCCAAAACACAGATCCCAAAAGCCGTCCGAGTGAAGAGGATATCAAACGCCAAGCGAAATTGCTTGGGGCTGATAAGCCTTGGTACTTGTGGTATCCAACTTGGTTAGCTGGCGATACTTGGATGGATAAAATTGGCCTTGAGGAATACAAGGGTGATCGCAAAGGAATTTTGCGCTGGGATTGGGGCACATCGTGGAAGTTCCAACGCAATACGCCAGTCTTAGAAATTATTGGCGATAAACTCCCCGATACGCTTTGGTTAATGATTTCCTCAACCTTGATTTCGTTGGTGTTGGGGATTCCGTTGGGGGTCTTCTCGGCAGTACGCCAATATTCATTCTTTGATTATGTGCTGACCACATTTAGCTTTATTGGCTTATCACTGCCAGCCTTCTGGTTTGGTTTGTTGATTATTGCGGTATCGCTATGGTTCAAACGTAATGGCTGGTTCTACTTTCCGGCTGGTGATATTTTGGCCTTGCGCAACTACGAGGTGCCAATCCTCGGTACCGTTGTGGCTGGCTCGTTCCTCGATCGCGTGATGCACCTCGTTATGCCAGTTACCGTGCTTTCAATGCTCAACTTGGCTAACTGGAGCCGCTTTATGCGGGCTAGTATGCTCGAAGTGTTGAGCCAAGATTATGTGCGAACTGCCCGCGCTAAAGGGGTTAAAGAACGGGTCGTGATCTACAAGCATGCCTTCCGCAATGCCTTGATTCCCTTGATCACGATTATCGTTTTTGCAATTCCTGGGGTTTTCGGTGGCGCATTGTTTACCGAAACAGTCTTTAATTATAAAGCACTCGGTTTTACCTTTATTAGCGCTTTGAACCTCAAAGATTACCCATTGGCAATGGCCTTCTTGCTGATCTCATCGATTTTGTTGGTCTTTGCCACCTTGCTTGCTGATATTCTGTATACGATTGTTGACCCACGAATCCGACTTGAGTAG
- a CDS encoding ABC transporter permease, with product MAVSTTQVEAREAKKEEYERPWLEILKRFTRHRFAVGSVIVLFLVVLAVIVGPFLMPFGETDSAIVKKNQPPGTAYTLPKDLFYNGIGGEVRTPKGAELTFWLGTDYNGRDLLTRLLYAGRVSLYIAVAVTLLSELIGIIVGVMSGYFGGVVDAFAMRFVDFLNTLPLLPILLIISTILKPTINVLIMILVFFSWTGGARLMRGQILSLREQEYVSASRALGASNLRIMFRHLVPNALAPNIVNASLALSGVMITEAALSFLGFGVQLPAASWGNMLKDVNTTVLEKYTWQAFFPGLAIFICSLCFNFIGDGLRDALDPRAKR from the coding sequence ATGGCTGTTTCAACAACTCAAGTCGAAGCTCGCGAGGCAAAAAAAGAAGAATATGAGCGCCCATGGCTTGAGATTCTTAAACGCTTTACCCGTCACCGTTTTGCGGTTGGTAGTGTAATCGTTTTGTTCTTGGTGGTTTTGGCGGTGATCGTTGGGCCGTTCTTGATGCCTTTCGGGGAGACCGATAGTGCGATTGTCAAGAAGAACCAACCACCTGGCACGGCTTATACGTTGCCCAAAGACCTTTTCTATAATGGGATTGGCGGCGAAGTTCGCACGCCCAAGGGTGCTGAGCTAACTTTTTGGTTGGGTACTGATTATAATGGCCGCGATTTGCTGACCCGCTTGCTGTATGCTGGGCGTGTTTCGCTCTATATCGCCGTTGCTGTAACCCTGCTCAGTGAATTGATTGGGATTATCGTTGGCGTGATGAGCGGTTATTTCGGTGGGGTGGTCGATGCCTTTGCAATGCGCTTTGTTGACTTCCTCAACACCTTGCCATTGCTGCCAATTCTCTTAATTATCTCGACTATTTTGAAGCCCACAATCAATGTATTGATTATGATTCTGGTCTTCTTTAGTTGGACTGGCGGCGCACGCTTGATGCGCGGCCAAATTTTGAGCTTACGTGAACAAGAATATGTTTCGGCTTCACGGGCTTTAGGTGCTTCCAACTTGCGGATTATGTTCCGCCACCTGGTGCCAAATGCCTTAGCGCCCAACATTGTTAATGCATCATTGGCCTTGAGTGGTGTGATGATCACCGAAGCCGCCCTAAGCTTTTTGGGCTTCGGGGTGCAATTACCCGCAGCATCTTGGGGTAATATGCTCAAAGATGTTAATACAACCGTTTTGGAAAAATATACGTGGCAAGCCTTCTTCCCGGGGCTGGCAATCTTTATTTGTTCATTGTGCTTCAATTTCATTGGCGATGGCTTGCGCGACGCTCTTGACCCACGCGCCAAACGCTAA